One part of the Anopheles merus strain MAF chromosome 3L, AmerM5.1, whole genome shotgun sequence genome encodes these proteins:
- the LOC121599013 gene encoding uncharacterized protein LOC121599013: MGRSDEPMAIKTKLGWVIFGMDTKLREASEHFLMIHYEENAMNSMMRSYFSTEDFGVKPVATIKSSEMERAEKIIANTLVKSQGRYEIGLLWKTDEVKFPDSYQAALRRLESQEKQLKRNPEMQTWLCETFKEYEKKGYVRKLSREEAALHGPRTFYLPHFVVVNKNKPVLKPRLVFDAAARVKDVSLNSQLLTGPDEVPSLFGILLRFREGNICVSGDIKEMFHQVKIRKEDQNAQRILWREGNAARRPDTYVMQVMTFGATCSPSCAQAVKNRNAEEHQLTHPLALRPITRQHYVDDYLDSFFSLEEAIETVEQVRKVHAMGGFLIRNFVSNNSKLRQTIPEEHQLHQSLVDIKEKNQCVEKILGVQWNTQLDTFGYRVNIARARTDVGGELPTKREVLSFVMCIYDPLGLISHLTIQGRIIMQAVHIAVEDWDAKIPDNLAAKWHEWTTTISEAKDLAIPRPITAAGNAPIDIHTFVDASLDAFAACVYARSCFKGCYVVRLVAAKARVAPIHALTIPKLELQAAILGARLTETVAKELRLPIHRTTFWTDSRTVLSWINSEHRKFKQFVAHRVSEILDTSSASQWRWVPSKENPADAATKVTNASMWFNGPAFLLSKECDWPEQQPVSDTEEEKRVAANLVLHHHETVVPELNYSTWDRLLRHHTFLKKFVDFLKDRKAFNKMIGREDVEHAKYALLRKAQWEGFPDEMEALTRGQEISSKSSIKTLLPYLDQYNLLRSRSRLENATALPKSARSPILLPQKPRIVKLLVRNYHEKYHHQADNVVIGTLRQTYWIVQLRNVLKAVKGCCQRCILNTATPQTPLMAPLPSFRTHPHNPPFLHSGVDYFGPLDVTVKRSIEKRWGAIFTCMSTRAVHIELAEKLDVDSFLICLKNFTNRRGKITHLYSDNGTNFIGADRLMKKLVEEIGERMGREAALRHQIEWKFNPPSAPHFGGSWERLIQIVKKALHHMATEWKTRHPYPETLRAALIEIEAMINSRPLTHIPLSNEEDEVLTPFHFLIGRGVESLPPDSLDTSYVSRQQFKVAQHNAKVFWDRWKKEYLPTLIKRNKWTNKAEPVKVGDVVVLTNDNAPAGQWLKGKVLEVHPAADGQVRVVSVKTATGILKRPAVKVAVVDVKPKEHLLVVKQPPSKTTKRVLEDDVTLREAPSTKRIITAGDWITRLLADNSDRE, encoded by the coding sequence ATGGGCCGAAGTGATGAGCCAATGGCGATTAAGACGAAGTTGGGATGGGTTATCTTCGGGATGGACACCAAACTTCGCGAAGCCTCCGAACATTTTCTGATGATCCACTACGAGGAAAATGCCATGAATAGCATGATGCGAAGCTACTTCAGTACCGAAGACTTTGGAGTGAAACCAGTAGCAACAATAAAGTCGAGCGAGATGGAACGTGCCGAGAAAATCATTGCCAACACCCTGGTGAAATCACAGGGACGTTACGAGATAGGTCTATTATGGAAGACCGACGAAGTGAAGTTTCCGGACAGCTACCAAGCTGCTTTACGACGTCTAGAGAGTCAGGAAAAGCAGCTGAAAAGGAACCCTGAAATGCAGACTTGGTTGTGTGAAACCTTCAAGGAGTACGAGAAGAAGGGATATGTAAGAAAGCTCTCACGGGAAGAAGCAGCACTGCACGGGCCGCGTACCTTTTATTTGCCGCACTTCGTGGTCGTGAATAAAAACAAGCCGGTGCTTAAACCGAGGCTAGTGTTCGACGCTGCCGCAAGGGTTAAGGACGTTTCCTTAAACTCCCAGCTCCTCACTGGACCTGACGAAGTGCCGTCACTGTTCGGCATACTGTTGAGATTCCGTGAAGGGAATATCTGCGTTAGTGGAGACATCAAGGAGATGTTCCACCAAGTGAAAATAAGGAAGGAGGACCAGAACGCACAGCGCATACTGTGGCGTGAAGGAAACGCAGCTCGGCGGCCAGATACGTATGTCATGCAGGTCATGACGTTTGGTGCAACGTGCTCGCCATCATGTGCTCAAGCGGTAAAAAATCGAAACGCCGAAGAGCATCAACTTACTCACCCGCTGGCCCTTAGACCCATCACTCGTCAGCATTATGTGGACGACTACTTGGACAGCTTTTTCTCGCTGGAAGAAGCTATCGAAACGGTGGAACAGGTGAGAAAGGTTCACGCGATGGGTGGATTCCTCATAAGGAATTTTGTGTCGAATAATTCAAAGTTGAGACAAACAATACCGGAAGAACATCAACTCCACCAAAGTCTAGTGGACATCAAGGAAAAAAACCAATGCGTCGAAAAAATATTGGGTGTGCAGTGGAATACGCAGCTGGACACGTTTGGTTATAGAGTGAATATAGCAAGAGCTCGCACCGATGTCGGCGGAGAACTACCCACCAAACGAGAGGTGTTGAGTTTCGTCATGTGTATATATGATCCCCTCGGTCTCATCAGCCACCTTACAATTCAAGGGAGGATTATCATGCAAGCTGTCCACATAGCCGTTGAGGACTGGGACGCAAAGATTCCCGACAATCTCGCAGCAAAGTGGCATGAATGGACGACAACCATCAGTGAAGCAAAGGATCTAGCCATTCCTAGACCAATCACCGCGGCAGGAAATGCGCCGATCGATATCCACACCTTTGTGGACGCATCCCTAGATGCATTTGCAGCATGCGTGTACGCAAGAAGCTGCTTTAAAGGGTGCTATGTCGTGAGGCTTGTCGCTGCCAAGGCTCGAGTGGCTCCAATCCATGCACTAACGATTCCAAAGCTCGAGTTGCAAGCCGCCATTTTGGGAGCGAGGCTCACCGAAACCGTTGCAAAAGAGCTCAGACTGCCAATCCACCGCACCACGTTCTGGACTGATTCACGAACAGTATTGTCGTGGATCAATAGCGAGCATCggaaattcaaacaatttgtggcGCACCGAGTAAGCGAAATTTTGGACACGAGCAGCGCCAGCCAATGGAGGTGGGTCCCTTCAAAGGAAAATCCAGCCGATGCCGCCACCAAGGTAACCAACGCAAGCATGTGGTTTAATGGTCCAGCATTTCTATTATCAAAAGAGTGTGATTGGCCCGAGCAGCAGCCTGTCTCAGACACAGAGGAGGAGAAGCGTGTCGCCGCAAATCTAGTGCTTCACCATCACGAGACAGTGGTTCCCGAgctaaattattcaacatGGGACCGCCTGCTTCGCCATCacacatttttaaagaaatttgtggattttttgaaAGACCGGAAGGCGTTCAACAAGATGATTGGACGCGAGGACGTAGAACACGCCAAATACGCCTTGTTACGCAAGGCGCAATGGGAAGGGTTCCCGGATGAAATGGAGGCCCTAACGAGGGGGCAGGAAATATCCAGCAAGAGCAGTATCAAAACATTGTTGCCTTATTTAGATCAGTACAATCTCCTGAGGTCGCGAAGCCGTTTAGAGAACGCAACGGCGCTACCAAAAAGCGCGCGCTCACCAATACTTCTGCCGCAAAAACCGCGCATCGTGAAGCTTCTCGTGCGGAACTACCACGAGAAGTATCATCATCAGGCCGACAATGTCGTAATCGGTACCTTGCGACAAACCTACTGGATCGTGCAGCTGCGGAACGTTTTGAAAGCTGTTAAAGGTTGCTGCCAGAGATGTATCCTCAACACCGCTACCCCGCAAACCCCTTTGATGGCACCCCTGCCATCTTTCAGGACACACCCTCACAATCCGCCATTCCTACACTCGGGAGTGGATTATTTTGGGCCCCTCGACGTTACCGTGAAGCGGTCCATCGAGAAACGATGGGGGGCAATATTCACTTGCATGAGCACGCGGGCCGTACACATCGAACTGGCCGAGAAGTTGGACGTCGATAGCTTCTTAATATGCCTGAAGAATTTCACGAACCGACGAGGCAAGATCACCCACTTATACAGCGACAACGGGACCAACTTCATAGGCGCGGATAGGCTGATGAAGAAGTTGGTGGAAGAGATCGGAGAGAGAATGGGAAGAGAAGCCGCCCTGAGACACCAGATTGAATGGAAATTCAATCCGCCGTCCGCTCCCCACTTCGGAGGATCGTGGGAGCGGCTTATTCAAATAGTGAAGAAAGCGCTACACCACATGGCGACTGAGTGGAAGACGCGACACCCCTACCCGGAAACGTTGCGAGCGGCGTTAATAGAGATAGAGGCTATGATCAATTCGCGGCCATTGACGCACATACCATTGTCTAACGAGGAAGACGAGGTTCTAACGCCGTTCCACTTCCTTATTGGACGAGGCGTTGAGAGCCTGCCGCCGGACAGTCTGGACACATCCTATGTATCCAGGCAGCAGTTTAAAGTGGCCCAGCATAACGCCAAGGTTTTCTGGGATCGCTGGAAGAAGGAGTATCTGCCTACACTCATCAAGCGGAACAAGTGGACCAACAAGGCAGAACCAGTGAAGGTGGGCGATGTAGTGGTGCTCACGAACGACAACGCACCCGCGGGACAATGGCTGAAGGGCAAGGTGCTGGAAGTGCACCCAGCTGCGGATGGGCAAGTTCGCGTCGTGTCCGTGAAGACGGCTACCGGAATCCTGAAGCGACCGGCCGTCAAGGTAGCAGTAGTGGACGTGAAGCCCAAGGAGCATCTACTCGTCGTGAAGCAACCGCCATCCAAGACGACCAAGCGGGTGCTGGAAGATGACGTGACTTTGAGGGAGGCCCCGTCAACCAAGCGGATCATCACAGCTGGCGACTGGATAACCAGATTGCTTGCGGACAATTCAGATCGCGAATGA
- the LOC121600436 gene encoding SET and MYND domain-containing protein 4-like translates to MSERLQENAYDVVKLFDQLWEKSLKERIIEPTQNQPDMDKIPMIIKREIDEFLRTYPFHDRLKLQPDTKDNAKALAARNRGNELFAAEGEYLKSLQHYNESIAYSEPGSETRALAYGNRSAVCLRFDMYEECLESIRLARASNYPARLADKLNKREQHVKRCIEEMDAELSDGEPIEVGKHRSRYMGYPVLKLSYEAHANVPQLVKCVELRQDSQYGRHLVTTQKLKVGDVLLIEKPYASMLNDQERYKRCAFCHNEDRFTLIPCEGCTVTMYCSEECRDKAHRQYHRYECGVLRDCWRIVGSLLGGMVGLRTVAKAIASFDQDLEGWIDHLNTLDEAKVNAFTVDWNEVTDSDMYDTVHVLATNQKRRSCKDLAMLIFFASIVHRLLLERTELGTLCESNPARSKLLFDLLLRHVQTSLINKKQVSHMKSCEIDQEDEYEFNYFGYDSDDEEQYEERTHAIAVYPLFSMVNHSCIPNVAPIHLLDGRCAFVASRPIAAGEQLFDVYGFATMEFDRSFRLLCLEQCYNFKCRCAVCGSFSYVSVRNMNQEEEKFLRALSDSMQVEKHLPKLIEYMNEVGRRYPKHQYTAAEVMLVRSLRIIHSYSLEDDVENEFGYFGVPGLGQPL, encoded by the exons ATGTCCGAGCGGCTCCAGGAAAACGCGTACGATGTGGTAAAGCTGTTCGATCAACTATGGGAGAAATCGCTCAAGGAGCGCATCATCGAGCCTACCCAGAACCAGCCGGACATGGATAAGATTCCAATGATTATTAAGCGCGAAATCGATGAGTTTTTGCGCACGTACCCGTTTCACGACCGGCTTAAGCTGCAACCCGACACGAAGGACAACGCGAAAGCGCTTGCGGCCCGTAACCGTGGCAATGAACTGTTCGCCGCAGAAGGTGAGTACTTGAAGTCGCTCCAGCACTACAACGAGAGCATCGCGTACTCGGAGCCAGGTTCGGAAACCAGAGCGCTTGCGTACGGCAACCGGTCGGCGGTCTGTCTAAGGTTTGACATGTACGAGGAGTGTTTGGAAAGCATACGCCTAGCGCGGGCCTCGAACTACCCGGCGCGATTGGCGGACAAGCTGAACAAGCGCGAACAGCACGTGAAGCGATGCATCGAGGAAATGGATGCAGAACTTTCCGATGGAGAACCAATCGAGGTTGGCAAGCATCGGTCACGTTACATGGGCTATCCGGTACTGAAGTTAAGCTACGAGGCACACGCAAACGTCCCCCAGCTGGTGAAATGTGTGGAGCTGCGTCAGGACAGCCAATACGGTCGTCATTTGGTGACGACGCAGAAACTAAAGGTGGGAGATGTCCTGTTGATTGAGAAACCTTACGCTAGCATGCTGAATGATCAGGAACGGTACAAGCGTTGTGCTTTCTGTCACAATGAGGACAGGTTTACGCTCATTCCTTGCGAGGGATGCACCGTGACGATGTACTGTTCAGAGGAATGCCGTGACAAAGCGCACAGGCAGTATCATCGGTACGAGTGTGGCGTGCTGCGTGACTGTTGGCGCATTGTTGGCTCCTTGCTGGGGGGAATGGTGGGATTGCGTACGGTTGCCAAGGCCATCGCATCCTTCGACCAGGATCTCGAGGGATGGATCGATCACCTGAACACGCTGGACGAGGCGAAGGTGAATGCATTCACGGTGGACTGGAACGAGGTAACAGACAGCGATATGTACGACACGGTACACGTGCTCGCCACGAACCAGAAACGGCGGAGTTGCAAAGATCTGGCGATGCTCATATTTTTCGCTTCAATCGTGCACCGACTGCTGCTGGAGCGTACTGAGCTCGGAACGTTGTGTGAGTCAAACCCGGCAAGAAGCAAACTTCTGTTCGATCTGCTGCTTCGTCACGTGCAAACGTCCCTGATCAACAAGAAGCAGGTGTCACATATGAAGAGTTGTGAGATCGATCAGGAAGACGAGTATgagtttaattattttgggTACGATAGCGACGACGAGGAGCAATACGAAGAGCGAACGCACGCGATTGCAGTTTACCCGCTGTTTAGCATGGTGAACCATAGCTGCATACCGAACGTGGCCCCGATCCATCTGCTCGATGGCCGGTGCGCTTTTGTAGCCAGCCGACCGATCGCTGCCGGAGAGCAGCTCTTCGACGTCTATGG CTTCGCTACAATGGAGTTCGACCGTTCGTTCCGTTTACTTTGCCTGGAACAATGCTACAACTTCAAGTGTCGCTGCGCAGTGTGCGGATCATTTTCGTACGTCAGTGTGCGCAATATGAACCAAGAGGAAGAAAAGTTTCTCCGGGCGCTGAGTGATTCGATGCAGGTGGAGAAGCATCTGCCGAAGCTGATAGAGTACATGAACGAGGTGGGAAGGCGTTATCCGAAGCATCAGTATACGGCCGCGGAAGTGATGCTGGTGCGTAGCTTGCGCATCATTCACAGCTACTCGCTGGAGGATGATGTGGAAAACGAGTTTGGGTACTTTGGTGTACCAGGTTTGGGGCAGCCTCTTTGA
- the LOC121600550 gene encoding uncharacterized protein LOC121600550: MNMSKRLSNKKCDVTKLFDTLWKEANQHRVAILIQNQPDKDKLAELIKRKTDDFLRTFPFRDRLKLQPDTKDNAKALAARNRGNELFVPMQGKYLESLQHYNESIAYSEPGSEARALAYGNRSVVCLKLGLSQECLENIRLARASNYPARLTDKLNKREQHVKRSIENDAQIIPRRVTHTPGKYWARETGCPALQLSYETHANIPHLAKCVELRQNSQYGRHMVTTQHLKAGDVFLIEKPYANLLCDTERYKRCAFCHNEDTFTLIPCEGCTVAMYCSKECMDQAHKQYHRYECGVLRDCWRIVGHLLGGMVGLRTVATAIASFDQDLEGWNDHLNTLDETKVNAFTVDWNKATVSDIYDTVHVLATNQKRRGRKELSKLIFFTSIVHLLLLERTELGPLCESNPARSKLLFDLLLRHVQTSLINKKGVYHMTRSKDDEEEDEYEDNYFGYDRDDEEEQEYTDYGEETHAIAVYPLFSMVNHSCIPNVAPIHLLDGRCAFVACRPIAAGEQLFDVYDFATMEFDPSFRRYCLKQSYFFNCRCPACQSGWPMPFCNKSPAEELFLLLLREMDNVVQGLPRLVEYMNQAGRHYPKHQITAAEVILSHTLRMIHSYSPVDDMLNEMEGIAEIGLEAIFKRILIRNFR; this comes from the exons ATGAACATGTCTAAGCGGCTCAGTAACAAGAAGTGCGATGTGACGAAGCTGTTTGATACACTTTGGAAAGAAGCGAACCAGCACCGCGTCGCCATACTGATCCAGAACCAGCCGGATAAGGATAAGTTAGCAGAGCTCATTAAGCGCAAGACCGATGACTTTCTGCGCACGTTCCCGTTTCGTGACCGGCTTAAGCTGCAACCCGACACAAAGGACAATGCGAAAGCGCTTGCGGCCCGCAATCGTGGCAATGAACTGTTCGTCCCAATGCAAGGAAAGTACTTGGAGTCGCTCCAGCACTACAACGAGAGCATCGCGTACTCCGAGCCAGGTTCAGAAGCAAGAGCGCTTGCGTACGGCAACCGGTCGGTGGTCTGTCTGAAGTTAGGCCTGTCCCAAGAGTGTTTGGAAAACATACGCCTAGCGCGGGCCTCGAACTACCCGGCGCGATTGACGGACAAGCTGAACAAGCGCGAGCAGCACGTGAAGCGAAGTATCGAAAATGATGCTCAAATCATTCCGCGCAGAGTGACGCATACGCCTGGAAAGTATTGGGCACGTGAAACGGGCTGTCCGGCACTGCAATTGAGCTATGAGACGCATGCAAACATCCCCCACCTGGCGAAATGTGTGGAGTTGCGCCAGAACAGCCAATACGGTCGTCATATGGTGACGACGCAGCATCTAAAGGCAGGGGACGTGTTTTTGATTGAGAAGCCGTACGCAAACTTGCTATGTGACACAGAACGGTACAAACGTTGCGCTTTTTGTCACAATGAGGACACGTTTACGCTCATTCCTTGCGAGGGATGCACCGTGGCGATGTACTGCTCGAAGGAATGTATGGACCAAGCGCACAAGCAGTACCATCGGTACGAGTGTGGCGTGCTGCGTGACTGTTGGCGCATTGTTGGCCACTTGTTGGGGGGCATGGTGGGATTGCGTACGGTTGCCACGGCCATCGCATCCTTCGACCAGGATCTCGAGGGATGGAATGATCATCTGAATACGCTGGACGAAACGAAGGTGAATGCATTCACGGTGGACTGGAACAAAGCAACGGTCAGCGATATCTACGACACGGTACACGTGCTCGCCACGAACCAGAAACGTCGAGGTCGCAAAGAGCTGTCGAAACTCATATTTTTCACCTCCATCGTGCACCTACTACTGCTGGAACGCACCGAGCTCGGACCGTTGTGCGAGTCAAACCCGGCAAGAAGCAAACTTCTGTTCGATCTGCTGCTTCGTCACGTGCAAACGTCCCTGATCAACAAGAAGGGTGTATATCACATGACACGCTCGAAGGACGATGAGGAGGAAGACGAGTATGAGGACAATTATTTCGGGTACGATAGGGACGATGAGGAGGAACAGGAATACACGGACTACGGGGAGGAAACGCATGCAATTGCCGTTTACCCCTTGTTTAGCATGGTGAACCATAGCTGCATACCGAACGTGGCCCCGATCCATCTGCTCGATGGCCGGTGTGCCTTTGTAGCCTGCCGACCGATCGCTGCCGGAGAGCAGCTGTTCGACGTCTATGA CTTCGCTACAATGGAGTTCGACCCCTCGTTCCGAAGATATTGTCTGAAGCAATCGTACTTTTTCAACTGTCGCTGCCCGGCATGCCAATCTGGTTGGCCCATGCCTTTCTGTAATAAGAGCCCAGCGGAAGAACTTTTTCTCCTACTGCTGCGTGAGATGGATAACGTGGTGCAGGGACTGCCACGGCTGGTAGAGTACATGAACCAGGCCGGGCGGCACTATCCGAAGCATCAGATTACGGCCGCGGAGGTGATACTGTCGCATACCCTGCGCATGATTCACAGCTACTCGCCGGTGGATGATATGCTCAACGAGATGGAGGGTATTGCTGAGATTGGTTTGGAAGCTATTTTTAAGCGAATTTTGATAAGGAACTTCAGATAG